A region of Betta splendens chromosome 13, fBetSpl5.4, whole genome shotgun sequence DNA encodes the following proteins:
- the LOC114867976 gene encoding uncharacterized protein LOC114867976, producing the protein MSSAGVELLGLVLAVAGWLGAMAACGLPMWRVAAYVGQNIVISQVIWEGLWMNCSVQSTGQMHCRVHDSLLGLPAALQAARALVVGSVALGAAAVGLAVAGAQCTTCGGGGGGGKRRLAAAAGLGFAAAGLLLLAAVSWTAHAIVLDFHDPLLEETAKRDFGNALYFGWASSCLLLLGGALLCCPSPRAAAAAPGGGSGRPRGDYAAAKSTSLSGHGRRDYVWRPGRACGRAAWSRARALTVTSILLGVLGVLAAATGARCTNCVEEEGAKARLVTAAGAAFVSASVAQLIPVSWCAHSTVQGFYSPLVPEAQKRELGALLLGGASSAAAAAPKGRAALGNGSMSLGLELIGISLCILGWIIATVACALPMWRVTAFIGSNIVTAQIIWEGLWMTCVVQSTGQMQCKVYDSMLALSQDLQAARALTVISILLAIMAVLVAVAGAKCTNCIEDEASKAKVMIISGVFFMVSGVMQLIPVSWSANTIIRDFYNPTLNDAQRRELGAALYIGWGAAALLLLGGGLLCCSCPPPESRYGATRMAYSASRSAGGPGLERKDYV; encoded by the exons ATGTCGTCGGCCggcgtggagctgctgggcctggttctggccgtggccggCTGGCTGGGCGCGATGGCGGCCTGCGGCCTGCCCATGTGGCGCGTGGCCGCCTACGTGGGCCAGAACATCGTCATCTCGCAGGTGATCTGGGAGGGCCTGTGGATGAACTGCTCGGTGCAGAGCACGGGCCAGATGCACTGCCGGGTGCACGACTCCCTGCTGGGGCTGCCGGCGGCGCTGCAGGCGGCCCGCGCGCTGGTGGTGGGCTCTGTGGCGCTGGGCGCGGCCGCCGTGGGCCTGGCGGTGGCCGGCGCCCAGTGCACCacctgcggcggcggcggcggcggcgggaagCGGCggctggcggcggcggccgggctGGGCTTCGCGGCGgccgggctgctgctgctggcggccgTGTCCTGGACGGCCCACGCCATCGTGCTGGACTTCCACGAcccgctgctggaggagacggCCAAGCGGGACTTTGGGAACGCGCTGTACTTCGGCTGGGCGTcgtcctgcctgctgctgctggggggaGCCCTGCTCTGCTGCCCGAGCCCGCGCGCGGCCGCCGCGGCGCCGGGCGGGGGCTCCGGGCGTCCGCGGGGGGACTACGCGGCTGCGAAGAGCACCTCGCTCAGCGGACACGGCAGGAGAGACTATGTGTG GAGACCTGGGAGGGCCTGTGGACGAGCTGCGTGGAGCAGAGCACGGGCCCTCACCGTCACCTCCATCCTGCTGGGCGTCCTGGGGGTCCTGGCGGCCGCCACAGGGGCCCGGTGCACCaactgtgtggaggaggagggggccaAGGCGCGGCTGGTGACCGCGGCGGGGGCCGCCTTCGTCTCGGCCTCTGTGGCCCAGCTCATCCCCGTCTCATGGTGCGCCCACAGCACCGTCCAGGGGTTCTACAGCCCGCTGGTGCCGGAGGCGCAGAAGCGGGAGCTGGGAGCCCTGCTCCTGGGCGgcgcctcctctgctgcagctgccgcccCAAAGGGCAGAGCAG CACTGGGCAACGGCAGCATGTCTCTGGGGCTGGAGCTGATCGGCATCTCCCTGTGCATCCTGGGATGGATCATCGCCACCGTGGCGTGCGCCCTCCCCATGTGGAGGGTCACGGCCTTCATCGGCAGCAACATCGTGACGGCGCAGATCATCTGGGAGGGCCTGTGGATGACCTGCGTGGTGCAGAGCACGGGCCAGATGCAGTGCAAGGTGTACGACTCCATGCTGGCGCTGTCGCAGGACCTGCAGGCCGCCCGCGCCCTCACCGTCATCTCCATCCTGCTCGCCATCATGGCCGTGCTCGTCGCCGTCGCCGGCGCCAAGTGCACCAACTGCATTGAGGACGAGGCGTCCAAGGCCAAGGTGATGATCATCTCCGGGGTCTTCTTCATGGTGTCGGGCGTCATGCAGCTCATCCCGGTCTCGTGGTCGGCCAACACCATCATCCGGGACTTCTACAACCCCACGCTGAACGACGCCCAGCGCCGGGAGCTGGGCGCCGCGCTCTACATCGGCTGGGGCGCCGccgccctgctgctgctcggcggaggcctcctctgctgctcgtgTCCACCGCCAGAGAGCCGCTACGGCGCCACGCGGATGGCTTACTCCGCCTCGCGCTCAGCGGGAGGTCCCGGGCTGGAGAGGAAGGACTACGTCTGA
- the cldna gene encoding claudin a yields MVSAGFQMLGTALCIIGWIAAIITCALPQWRVTAFIGNNIVTAQTTWVGIWMECVVQSTGQMQCKMYDSMLALSQDLQAARALMIISILLGVLGVLLAVAGGKCTNCVEDEGAKAKVGVASGVTFILAGVLCLVPVCWTANAVVRDFYNPMLGSSQKMELGTSLFIGWGGAALLILGGGLLCANCPPRDNYPAKYTGNRATAPKGYV; encoded by the coding sequence ATGGTTTCTGCCGGCTTCCAGATGTTGGGCACCGCCCTGTGCATCATCGGGTGGATCGCCGCCATCATCACCTGCGCTCTGCCCCAGTGGAGGGTCACGGCCTTCATCGGCAACAACATCGTGACGGCTCAGACCACGTGGGTGGGCATCTGGATGGAGTGCGTGGTCCAGAGCACGGGCCAGATGCAGTGCAAGATGTACGACTCCATGCTGGCGCTGTCGCAGGACCTGCAGGCCGCCCGCGCCCTCATGATCATCTCCATCCTGCTGGGCGTCCTGGGCGTGCTCCTCGCCGTCGCGGGCGGGAAGTGCACCAACTGCGTGGAGGACGAAGGCGCCAAGGCCAAGGTGGGCGTGGCCTCGGGCGTGACCTTCATCCTCGCCGGCGTCCTGTGCCTGGTCCCCGTGTGCTGGACGGCCAACGCCGTCGTCAGGGACTTCTACAACCCCATGCTGGGGAGCTCTCAGAAGATGGAGCTGGGCACGTCGCTGTTCATCGGCTGGGGGGGGGCGGCGCTGCTCATCCTGGGCGGGGGCCTCCTCTGCGCCAACTGCCCTCCGCGGGACAACTACCCGGCCAAGTACACGGGCAACCGCGCCACCGCGCCCAAGGGCTACGtctga